GAAAAATCGTTTGGCTGCCGAGTCCCAGCCCATTTGCGCAATTGAGCTGGCGAAAGGTGCGCAGGGCTGTTGACAGTCGCAGAACATACCTAAGAACAATCGTTGAATTCAAGATAAAAAATCTCTATTTCAAATACTGAAATATGCTGAGGCCTGCAAGGAGAACCGGCCGCCCCGGCCGTGTTTTCGTGTGGGACTGCGACGAGCGTGCGATCTTCTGAGAATCAGAGAATTGTGATCTTTGAAAACTTCCTAAGGAACGCAAACAGAAAAACACGGCCGAGGCGGCCGGTTCTCCTTGCTTTCTGAAAGTTTTGAAAATTTTCGAGAAGTAAGGCCTTGGACATGGAGCGGGGTCGTTACTGCCGGTTCTTTGTCTCAGGCGCGCACTGCTTCAGTAGTTCGCGGATCGAGTCGTCCTGGGGAAAGTTTTCATTCGCCTTCTTTAGCACCTGGCACGCCTCGCCCGTTTTCTGGAGGGACGAGTACGTCCTGTTTAACAGCCGATAAAGCTCGGCGTCGTAAGGAATGACTTCGATGCCCTGTCGCAACACTTCAAGCGCGCGCGGCTCCTGGTGAGTTGCGATCAGCATCTTTGCCAACTGCTCGAAATCTGCAGGCTGCGTCATGCCACGCTGCCGAGCACGATCAAGATAGGCGATTGCCGCATTCAGCCCTTCTTGAGTTCTCTGCTGCAGCGACAGGTCGGCTAGCCCTTGCAGCACCGCCACATGATTTGGTTCCGTCTTGTCTAGCTCCTGCGCGAGCCTCCAATACCGCGGCCGGTATTCCGGATGCGAAAGCATGATCTGCCGGTAGGCTTGCAAGAGAGTGAGCGGAGGCACAGCAACTGTTTTTCCCGGCTCTGCGCTCAAGTGAACGAGATCGGGCAGTTGTGGCGTGGTCATCTTGAAGGCGGCATTGGGAAACGGCTCCTGAGGCGTTCGGACCACCCGATGATTTGTGAGCACCGAGTGCGAGATCGCTTTCACATCGCGCTTGGGCATATGGCAGCTAATGCAATTGTCCGCCGGCTTCTGCTTCTGCCGCTCGGCAAGCGGAACGGAGCAGCTTTGCTCCGTGTGGCAGGTCAGGCAGCGCTGGCGGAAGTAATCTGGCGCTTCCGTGGCGGTCGGCTGTGTATGCGGATCATGGCAGGTAATACACCTCAATCTGCCCGCGCTTTGGCGATAGCATTTGCTCAAGCGCATCGAGAGATAGTGTTCGAGCAGATCGTCCTGCGGCGGCGATTGCGCCGTGAATGGCACCATGAAGATGCTTAACGTGCTGTCGAGGGTCGAGCCCGGACGAAAATCGCTGTAGTCCTTGGCTGCGTGAAGTATGCGGGCATCGCCGGTCTGGTGACAGGGAAGGCACACGTTATCAGCCAGCCATGCGGAAAGTCTGGCCGGATTCACGATCGTCTCCCGCGAGGACTGCTTGGGGACGTCCGCTATGGCAACTTGTGCATCCCGGCAAGATTGCACGGCTAAAGCCGTAATCGGCGTACTGATAACCTGGTGACAGCGCCCAGGCATTGACGTTCGAATAAAACGAGAGCGGCGTCTCGAACAGATAATCTGCGCGCTGGACGATACCGCCGAAGCCGTTTGCTCCAGCGCCGATGATCCAATCTACTTTATGCGTCTCGCGGAAGACCTCTTTGCCGTCGGCAGCGACCTCAAACTCGCTTTGATATAGAGCCCCGTCTTTCGTGTATTGCTCAAAATGCCGGTTCAGATGCTGATCGAAAACTGAGGCAGAGGTTGGGATTGTCTTCAGAAGGGCAGCATCCACCTTGACCATGGATCGGCCCATATCGGTCCGCGAGTACTTTTCGTAGATGTCGTTATGACAGAGAGCGCATTCCTGAGAGCCGACGTAAGCATTCGTTGATGGTTTTGCGTGTTCGGGCGCCGGGTTCGACTGGCGCGCCTTGTTCTCGGAACTGGGCTGTGCCACAACTGCGCATAGAAGAACTAATACCGCGATCTGCGCTGCACGGCTAAACGCTCGTTCGAAGTTTCGCTCTGCGCAATGGCGGTGCTTCATGCGAAGTATGATGTGAGTCTTTATATCGCAATTTGGAAATCGGCGAGCGCGCGATGTTGATGGCGCGTGGAGTTGAGGAACTTCATGCAGGAAGGCAAAAGCCACAGCCGGCCGAGCGGGGTTCCCGGCAGACGCCGCGTTTGCGGCTGCTGGGGTGAGACGGCGGCCGGATCCATGGGATCGCATGCGCATCGTTGAGCTGCGGGTTCACTCCATTGCCATCGCTGATCCACCCTTGCGGAGTTCGTATGGACTTCATGCTCCTTATGCTCTCAGGTCCATTCTGGAACTTGAGAGCGAGGATGGAATTGTGGGAATCAGCGAGACTCACGGCGGGGATGCTATCGCACAAGGCTTTCAGCAACTTCGGGAAAAAATCGTTGGCGCAGATGCATATCTCTTAGCCGGGAACCTGCTGCCGATGATCGACGCCAGCGCCTCGGGAGATCGCTCGCAGACGTATTACCTTCCCGGCGAAAATCCACTCGACGCTGCTGCGCGACTTTACTCGGCGATCGAGATCGCCTGTCTTGATCTGATCGGCAAGTCAGTGGCAAAACCCGCTTGTGATCTGCTTGGCGGCCGCGCGCGCAGCGAGGTTCCGTTCTCCGCGTATCCGTTCTATAAGCAGGCCGGCGGGGGCGGCGAAGGCGACGACGCGCGCTCCGACGAATACGGCGAGGCATTAACTCCAAAGCAGTTGGTAGTGCAGGTAAAACTGATGTTTGCGAAGTATGGATTTCGCGAGATCAAGTTCAAGGCGGGAGTGCTCGATCCCGCGGAGGAGATCGAGACCGTGCGCCAGCTTCGCGCAGGATTTGGGCCGAAGGTGCCGATTCGCCTCGATCCGAACTGCGCCTGGTCTGTGGCGACTTCCGTTGAAATTGGAAGAGCGCTACGCGAAGAGCTGGGGAATGGCGGCTATCTCGAAGACCCGACCGCAAACATCTCCGGAATGGCGGCGGTACGAAAGCAACTCGTCTCCGCAGGAGTGGATACTCCATTGGCCAGCAATGTGGCTGTGACCGGCTTTGCCGATCTGCCGGAAGCGATCAAGACTGACGCGGTGCAGGTTGTGCTTTGCGATCCGCACTATTGGGGAGGGATTCAGCAGGTGCAACATCTCGGCAAGCTTTGCCACACCTTTGGCCTGGGATTGTCGATGCATTCCAACTCACACCTTGGCGTGTCGCTCATGGCAATGGCACAGGCGGCTGCCGCGACTCCGCAGCTCACATATGCATGCGATACGCACTATCCGTGGCAGTCAGAAGAAGACGAAGTTGTGGCAGGCGGCCGTGTTCCCATTGTGAACGGCTGCGTGCAGATTCCGGAAAAGCCGGGCTTAGGAGTGGAACTCGATCAGGATCAGCTTGCTCGCGGGCGAGAGCGCTATCGCAAGTGCAAGTACCGCAAGCGGGATGACGAAGCAGAGATGCGAAAGCACGTGGATCCGAATTGGCGAAGGGTCTTGCCCAGGTGGTGACGAAGCAGGGCAAAGGAGAACAGGGCGCAAAGGAGAACAGGGCGCAAAGGAGAACGGGCGCAAAGGAGAACCGGCCGCAAAGGAGAATCGG
The sequence above is drawn from the Acidobacteriota bacterium genome and encodes:
- a CDS encoding glucarate dehydratase, coding for MRIVELRVHSIAIADPPLRSSYGLHAPYALRSILELESEDGIVGISETHGGDAIAQGFQQLREKIVGADAYLLAGNLLPMIDASASGDRSQTYYLPGENPLDAAARLYSAIEIACLDLIGKSVAKPACDLLGGRARSEVPFSAYPFYKQAGGGGEGDDARSDEYGEALTPKQLVVQVKLMFAKYGFREIKFKAGVLDPAEEIETVRQLRAGFGPKVPIRLDPNCAWSVATSVEIGRALREELGNGGYLEDPTANISGMAAVRKQLVSAGVDTPLASNVAVTGFADLPEAIKTDAVQVVLCDPHYWGGIQQVQHLGKLCHTFGLGLSMHSNSHLGVSLMAMAQAAAATPQLTYACDTHYPWQSEEDEVVAGGRVPIVNGCVQIPEKPGLGVELDQDQLARGRERYRKCKYRKRDDEAEMRKHVDPNWRRVLPRW